The DNA window gggtgaaaaaaaaaactcatataaTTTCGAATTGAAAGGAAAAAAGCCGAAGTGAAAATGGCTATCGGAATGTGCTTCGATTTTGTATCTTCTGGTAAAGAAAATGGGGAACGGATGTCATGGGATGGGTGGGGTGTTCtgggaagaaaaagaagaaaaggggaAAGAAagattgtttttctttaattatttgtttttactgaaaagataatttttgtttattttattttttaatttatgtttaactGTTTTTATGCGCCCAATGCCACATGACTCTTTTTGATTCGCGAATGTATAACACACTATCTTTACTTTTAGTTGATTGTCAAAATATATTCAATAGGTATTTTGTTTTACTAAAAAATGTGTTCAATTGGAACAAGTCTAAGATAaagtgtctaaatgaaatatgcggacaactttaagtgaTAAGAAATGACTTAAGcccaaacaaattaaaaggatTCAACATACATTATGCATacatagaaagaaagaaattaatcTTTTATTAGGAAAGTCATTCTGCTAATTTTTAAcaacttcatatttttttaataattattttgtaaaatatttttttgaatccttCCTAGTACCAAATACACCTTGCCTAGGCGCTTGACTGTAcaatttagaatttgaaatcaatattattttattaaaaaattgaaatcataTCCAatgttaaatcattttattttatttttatttatgaaggcaattaaaaaaaaaaaatctctcatAATTGTCCCATCACACTCGAATGTCCCATTTCAACAGGAAACAGAGAAATGCTCATTCTTTAAGATCACCACCATCACCGACTCCTCTCTAAAATTCCCTTCATCAAAATCCTCCCAATTTCACCATTTCATTCTTCCCATAAAATGAATTCCCCAAGGATGAGTAGTTGGCTCAACAAATTTGGTTTCGGTGCGAGAACTGAATCTTCCATAGATTCATCTTCTTCTGAAATTCTTCAAGGACCCGATCATGATGTACCCGACCCGGGACAACAGTTTGCTCAATTCGGAGCAGGTTGCTTTTGGGGCGTTGAATTGGCGTATCAAAGAGTCGCCGGGGTTACAAAGACTGAAGCTGGGTACTCACAGGGTTTTGTGCATAATCCCAGATATGAAGATGTGTGTTCTGGTACTAGTAATCATTCTGAGGTTGTTAGAGTTCAGTATGATCCTAACGAATGTAGCTATGAATCATTGCTTGATGTTTTCTGGGCTCGTCATGACCCTACCACCCTCAATCGCCAGGTAGGTTTTCAAACTGTCTTTTTTTCATTGTAATTAggaaaattttgataaattacctattaatttttgttttttgatgtTGGAGTGATGTGGTTACCTAAggtctttcttttactttgaTTGATTTATAGAGTTTAAAGGTTAGCAGTGAAGTTGATGAATTGAGTCAGTTACTCTTTTAGTTTTTGTGGCTTTATGAGTTTTTCTTACAGTTATAGTCTGTCTCACCTTTTGCCTCAGTGACTGCTTTAAAGTCAATCGTGACAGAGGAGTGATCCCTGTCAAGGAAAACCCATTTCTGATTCCCTTTTTTTCTAAATAGAAGTGACCAAGGCTATGCCTGGCAGGGAAAACATTTCGAGAGGGCTATAAATTCATAGTTAGATCTAATAGGCAATAAGGCAAATATTTCTATCTTACACTTACCCGGTATAAATCTTATGTCAAAGCTCTTTTTGATACTAATAGAGTTATTTGCCTAACCTTAACCTTCTAGGACATTAAGTAAGTCGTATGGAAAATTCTTGGGCAAGTGTTTCAGAATAAAAATTGGGCATAAAGAATTTGTGTTTGACTAGTTGTAAATCTTTAAAGACTTTTTGAGTGTTTTGTGAGTTGAACAAAAAGGTTCATTGGTAAAAAACCGTCTTACCTCTTTTCGAAATATAAGGATTCTTATTTGAGAACATCCTCAAACAACTTCTTAAGAAACAGCCTTTGAAAAAGTTCTCAAAAAGATTGGAAAAACAAGTTCTTGcaagatttcaaaaaaatttccatAAACAAAAGGCCACCTAATATTCGGAAGGCACTGTTTTGGTGATAATATAGTGAAGGTCAGGTCTCCATATGGTAACAGCCTCATAGTGTGCATTCTTCGGAAATTGTTGCCATGAAGATCCAGACTGTAAAAGGTCTAATTAAACTTGATGTACCCAGTTTGCTTTTTACCCATTAAAGTATTTCATGtaaatatcatcaacattctcTGGTTGCTTGCTTCTGCCTTATGTTGATCTTTAAATATGATCTTGCTTGTTTGCTTCTACTGTGATGGGTATGCATGTAGTTTGCTTGTTCAAATTAGGAGGGTACAGTAGCGGAGTAAGCTGGAGTTGTAATTATGTGGGACCAAAAGGCTTGCCAACATTTTTGCATGTTATAAGTGGTTGTGGAGATACTCTCACAGTCTCACGATGTGGAGAAGTATTGTAAATGCTAAATATGAATGGAAAATTGAAGCAAAAGAGGTTCTACAGCCACATGGATGAGGTTTATGGAAACATATCAAGGATTTGTGGCCAAAATTCAAGAGTTATACTCCATACAATTTGGTAATGAGCAAAAATAATATGATGGATTCATGGATTGGACATTCCCTCTAAAAAGATATATATCCAGGTCTATAAACTCTCCTTATATTCAGATGCATCCGATAGCACAGTGTAGAGAAAAGAACTACTGGAACATTGTGTTAGTGAGATACTTTCAGGACTGTGAGGTTGAAAGTTTGATGCAACTGTTTTGCAGACTGGCTTAGAGGAAACATTGGTAACTACACCAGTGAACTCAGGTTTTTAGACTAATAGATGGCCATGGAATACATAGTAGAATCTAAAGGTACCTTAAGTGTGACTTGTTTGGTAGAATAGCTTAAATGAAGCAGGCGTTACATTAGATAACCTAGCGAAAAGAGGTTTTCCTAAATGTACTTATGGTAGTCATGCGAAGTAGAAGCAGAATCTGTAATTCACCTGTTTCTGGGAAGTTATGTTCCTATTTTTAGACCTGTCTAAAACCAAGCAGGGATTACCTGAAAAACTTGGAGCAGGTATTTGGAGCTGGAAAGGGAATATAACCCAGAAGAAACTTGGGAATCTATTCCTCTATCTATTAGTTGGGTGCTATGGAGAGAATTGTCAAAAACAGGCCACTAGAATATGCTTATCGATatcatttgtcttttttttgtcCAAGTATGATAGACTTTATCACCTTCCTTCATAGCTATATGGAGAAGCTTTTGCTcagttttaaatagttttgcaaCTCCGCATCCTCATGGTGTGAATCTTAAAAGTTTGCAACTCCTCATCCTCAAAACAGTTAAAATACTTGGTAAAACTCTGATTAAGCTTAAGATTTTATTGATTATCATTGGCTATCTcttattacttaattatttattataagaaaTTATGTGTCTCAAGTATTTAGTTTATGGACTCACCCTCCTCTAATAGAGATCAATACTAGCAACATTGTTGAGAATTTttcttacttcatcaaaaagaaaacaacattGTTGGAACCTTCCTTCTAGCATCTTTTATCTTGTTGCTAAAACATGCAACATTTCTCTATTTAATGTTCCCATCACCCCTATTTTCTTTCAGGTACTAGTATTCCTTCAGTTTTAGTTTACGTATTATTCGAATTCCCGTGCATATGTATTCATTTTAACCTCCTATTTTTGCATGCTTCTGCTCCTAATAGACAGGCAAAGAAAATCTTCACAGTTGTTCGAGGCAGATGTAGACATACTTTCTGCTCTCAGTTGCCCGGTCCAATTAGGGTAGGGAAGTCCTTTTCTTGTGCAAAGAGACCTTTCACATAATTGCATCCAAGGATAATGAACTGTTATGCATCCAAACACCACGAATAATTCCTCTCTCACTATCTCTCGTGGTTCTCTCACTACGATTCAGTAGCTATTGCAGCCTCTCTTTACTCTCAAGTTTCGTTATATGAAATTTTGCTTATAATGATTAGCTTTACATTCTTCAGTAGAGCTAGTTGTTTGACAGGTCAGtgtttttattcttcttataaTGCATTAACAGGATGCTTCTGTTATTTGTAGGGGAATGATGTGGGCACTCAGTACAGGTCTGGAATTTACTTCTACACACCTGAGCAAGAGAAGGCAGCACTTGAATCCCAGGACAGACAGCAAAAGATTTTGAACAGGAAGATTATTACTGAGATTTTGCCTGCCAAGAAATTTTATCGAGCTGAGGAAGATCACCAGCAGTACCTTGCAAAGGGGGGTCGGTTTGGCTCAAAGCAGTCTGCTGGTAAAGGCTGCAATGATCCTATCCGTTGCTATGGTTGAGACCTTTCCATTTGCAGGATAAAAATAACGTTAGTTGTGTCTATTCTCCTAAGGTATGGTTGTTATAGGCTTTAAATGTACTTCTGCAGTGATGTATCTAGTCTACCCTCTTACACTTATTCTGGAAAATCCAATGTTTGTAGCTTAACCATAGATTTGTAATGTATATATGGTTGCAGATTTGTGCCGTATCTTGTTCGTATATGTATATTGATGATGCTCTCTGGCCATAAATTGGGATAGTGCCTGTCAATCAGTTGTGTTGAATTTGAGTTATGAAAGTCAATGTCGGGCCTAATTAATCTGTAGGAGTTATTAATGAAGTGATGTTGCTATTGATTTTAATAAACATCCTGACCCATCAAATTACTGACCAAagtgtggcctagtggttaaTAAAGTTTGTTGACAAGTGTGAGGTCTCACGTTTATTGAAAAGCAAATACATCCTGTGATGCCCATTTATTGAAAAGCATATACATGTGGGGATCCAAATGAGAATTATGAAAAAAACATCATCAAAGTATTATATGAAACCAAATGGAAGTTCCTTCATAAATCATAGTAGTCGTCATCAACTGTTACACAAATATATCCGAGTTTCGGAGGGTACTTGATCCACCACTATTTTCAGGGATAATAGGATCTGCATCATGCATAGGATGTTCATGACTTGTGGTAGGAGTCTTTACAATAATATTACCGAATCGATTTGGAAGCCTCTTGATTAATGCCACTGTTATCATAGGCTGTGGCTGTAACAACACAAAGGAAGATCACAAAGATAGCTACTGTGGTTTCTTTACCCATGTTGGACACTATTTTGGTTTGCCGAATGATACATCTTTTGTAAATTTGTGTTTGTAGTGGAAGTTTTGTGTGTATATAGGAATCTTGAGAGAAAGAGAGTTCATTTCAGCATTGGACTTGTGTGCCTTTTGCAATACAAAATCCATCCACTTTTAGACAATATTTGATCCTTGAGCAACAATAAGCAATTTAGACAGTACGTTTCAATCACTACTAGACAATCTTGAAATATACTTGATACTCATTAGTTAACCTAACAAAGTAGAATAATTTCAGAATGTAAAATCCACTCTCGTGATAAGGGTTCAAAGGCATAACATGTATAGAATAAGTTCAGATAAGAGGCATCAATTCAATTATATTCCCTTTCTGTAAATACCTATGTGTCATGGAGCATCGTGATAAGggttctttttttacttttaatcgGTAGTAGAGTCAAACTAGGTAattgattttagaaataaaaggatagtaaattaattatattaggatacattatatttgctaaaataatgacataatgacatttttaataattattttaaaatgtagatGTTTTAGCTAATTATGTTAGGAATTATgactagtttgctaatttttcctaaaataaaatagaagggTAGAAATGGGACCCCAGCCCGtcaattatatattattgggaaaGAATTTTGAACAGTTTTGTGGAGCCGAACaacaaaaagagaaagataCCTAAATTATATCCCTTTTGAGTGGTCTACTACTTCGGGCCATTGACATCATATACTTTACTAAAATCAACTATATCAGATCTTGGTTGGCTTTTCATTCCTAGACACAGGTCATCTTCTGACACCAATTTCCCTCTACAAAGACCTATCCACGAGAAGCCGGCCTATCCATATAAAGAAACATacatgaaaagaaaatgaaagaagaaatcCAAATTTTCTTTTGGAGTGTGAGAAAGGTAGACAACGAGTACATAACCGAACAATTATTGGGTTCCCAATAGTGATAGCTGACATTTTTGATCCACTTACCTATGACATGTCagtaaaaagtgtcaaaatgataTAGCGAGACCCTACTATGAGTGTTTGAAATGTACAAGGCTTacttgaggtgtctaagtgaaaaatTGTGCCAACTTTAAAAGCTGCCGATGGATTCCGCCAAGATAAAATTAGAACGCAATACCTTTAGGCCATCTAATTAGAAAATATGTACATCGTGTATAAATAgtgaattatttatattaatgtatgtgtatatatatatatatatatatatatataccacatACAGTCAAGTGTATATGTAGTGTATACTTTGATCATGTTTGGCAAACTAAATGGCCGGGTGATATATATTGGTAACTTCTCTTAATATAACATGATATATTTCTTCTggaccaaaaaaataatctagGCAAATCAGCTAGATTATGAATTTTTGAGTATAGTCTCTGCACTTAATCTAAGTAAATCAACTTATACCATTTAAATCAATTTACATACCAGttgtatatacaaaaaaatattgatataaatttgtaattttatattcatATCAGTTAtacattgaaattttatttatatactaaTTGAATACAGATTATGTGCACAcaatatattgatataaatatgatatacaatatgcatttttatatccacaTTAGTTATACATTGGAATTCTAGTTATATATTTGTTGCATACAAAAGATGAGTTCCTTTAGATTTCGTTAGTGTGCCATTAAAATTCAgttacaaaacaaatatatgcaCTAGCTCGTGGTTGATCTTCTGAATGAATTTGGTATCAATTTTGATAATATTGTTTTTTCTCTTATAAGGTATGAAATAGGTATAAGACAAGGTCAATCACTTTTGGcccaaaaaatttaaccaaTCATATATAAATGAAGTTCAATGATTTATAAAGTAGTGTATGATATTGGAATACATTAATTATTGGTCTTTAATGTCATATTGTTGCATGaatcatatttaattaaatcaGGGAGTATACgaatattgaagaaaaaaatatcatattaattGGAAAAGAAATAACGGATTCAAACTAATTGGAAGTGAAATAAGAAATACAAATATCATGTCAATTATAGACTCCTAAACTTATGACAACTATAAATCATTAAATTATctgttattattttttccacgtttttttaaaaaatttcttgaaCATTAAAAATGTTACATAATATTAGGATTCTAATGTTAGGACTTGAAAGATAAACAATCCTGTTAGGATTTATTCAATATTCTTGTTATTATATTATGCTTCAAGTTTAGGTTAGTGACAAAGCCAAAAATTTCACGAAGGGTGTTcaaaaattacacaaatatttgGAATAATTAATCcacgcacacacacacacacatatatatataataataataataataataataataacaataatctATATTACATCATATACATCTACTTATTAATAATTTGTAATATAACAAAGTGATAACAGATTCGaactaattaatattaaattaaatttatttattttatcttgtagAGGAACCAATTTAATTTAGTATACGTTTTCTAGAATTATGGCTATTAATTAGCTTCTTACTACATTTTAGTAACCATAATCAACATGTCTTTCAAttcttaaaaaggaaaagaaattctTCACTCTCTCCATATAATTTTCTCCCAAAAATCGGATATTCATcttcatatcttttttttttttaatttctcattcCGTATAGTTCTTATCAAGTTAATCGTGTGTATTGCAGTTATATTTCGTGTGGAATTTTTGTTCCACGACTCTCCATTattgattttgctatttttgttgAGGTTTACTTCAGTTCTATTTCGAAATTTTCTTTCTACAAAGTAATGAAGCAATCATTGAGAGCGGCGTAATGAGCAAtgttgctagcaaatttggtggacTAAAATACGAGAACGTGTTTTTGATATTCAAAAGTTACAAAGGGTCAAATTTAGATCAAAAGTAAGCAGATAGACCCAGATCATATTAGAAATTAGCTTTTTGATCGTTTTTTATTGGATATTatcatttagtttttttaaaaatgaattgttAAAATTATTTGGTATTTAAATGGCaacttttgtgttttttttctcttgaatGATTCAATTAcgtaaagtgattttttttttatgttatagtgTTTTTACTAGTCTAAAGTATGCAATACATCTATAATTTGATAAGTTTATATTGGATATGTACAAATATATcttgtttttttgttgttaaaatcGCTATTTGTTAAAAACAAATAGCAGTAATATGATATATAAAGTGTTCATCGCTTCAAAGATGAATGtcaatagaaaaaaaggaacGTCAATAGAGAAGTATTTAGTTTATGCAGTTGTTATTCAAATAGATTACAACTTTATTAGTATATACAATTGATATATAAATTGGTTGCAAGAAGGTTACTTTTAACTTAGGAAAAACTACCTAACCACACATACATCACTAccatatatactatatttatcTCTAGTTTAACATAATTGCACATAttatcacttttaatatttatactatATAGTAAAAGATTTATTAAGATACACAAATCCCTTAAATATGTTGTTggataattatcttaaatttaaaattgaataattatcttaaatttaaacTCCTTAATTAATGCTCATTAACAAGTTAAATTTTTTCTATTCTCATCTGTCGCCGGTCGTTCCCCACCCCCATGTCCAGCAGCccactttctttcttcttcttctccctctttaatttatttcttcattctctCAATACATGTTTGCATGTTCAAATCAGTATTTTACATTAggtttgtttttattattttattattctgaTGTATCTTGATATGTATCTGAGTTAAAATTCATAATGTTCTTATGTTCTTAAGTCAGATACATAAATGTGTTGAACATAAAAAGTTTTACAAATTAGGTTTGTTAAAATTCATAATGTTCTTATGTTCTTAAGtcaaatacataaatgtgttGAACATAAAAAGTTTTACAAATTAGGTTTGTTAAAATTCATAATGTTCTTATGTTCTTAAGTCAGATACATAAATGTGTCACACCAATAATTCAATATTACTTGTTCCCATCCATTTTACTTGTTATGGTTATTAAAAGTAACAGCTCAAATATACTTATTTTAGACTAGTTAAAACTAATCATTTTAACACATTTATGTTCAATTTACAAAAGTTTTACAAATTAGGTTTTACAAATTAGTTCAATTTAAGAGTTCATGTATCTGACTTAAGATTATATGTATCTATGAGAAAAATTTGAGATGCTAAAAAGggaagaattttgaaaatgtttacTCTTTTTTTGGATTAATGATAAACAGATACTCTACCATCatgatttttactaaatttgtgcgtttcagttacatttcatatttaaatacacataattatatgtatatgctTATTATGTATCCGGAATacatatttttgaatataatgtatgaaactaatacttgatacatcaaattaatactatatACATgtaaaagatacatgaaattaaaattagatcatctacatagaaacatgaaattaaaactAGATACATATAACAAAGACATTAAATAAATctagatacttctatgataTAAATGGATGTACATGTATGATGTTCATGCATCTAAGTGTTTAATTGGTttgatacatcatatattgatatttgataatagatacatcaaattaatggatttattattttaagagtaataaaatgaaattaatcatattaaatgactaatatatacatgtttttttttatcttttattaataatattaatgaatttagtatttcaaataaattaattaaacataccTTGATTTTCGCCTTATATTAagggatttgattaatttaaattttcaaaaataattgtCCATGTATTCTGAAAATCcttaattatttctataattaaggaaatcagttacaaccaattaatttaaacaaataaattatgtatCTCAGTTTTAAAATTCGGCAGATATATGTATCTCACGGATTCCAACTCGTGTATCCTAAGCATGAAATATGATAGagaaagtaatatttgaaactattggGAATCTTAATAATTAGaacctaaactagtgggatttatgtagtttgcccTTTAACTTATAGAAGGCTACCCACTTTTGTTCCATTTT is part of the Solanum stenotomum isolate F172 chromosome 8, ASM1918654v1, whole genome shotgun sequence genome and encodes:
- the LOC125874445 gene encoding peptide methionine sulfoxide reductase-like; its protein translation is MNSPRMSSWLNKFGFGARTESSIDSSSSEILQGPDHDVPDPGQQFAQFGAGCFWGVELAYQRVAGVTKTEAGYSQGFVHNPRYEDVCSGTSNHSEVVRVQYDPNECSYESLLDVFWARHDPTTLNRQGNDVGTQYRSGIYFYTPEQEKAALESQDRQQKILNRKIITEILPAKKFYRAEEDHQQYLAKGGRFGSKQSAGKGCNDPIRCYG